In a genomic window of Oreochromis aureus strain Israel breed Guangdong linkage group 13, ZZ_aureus, whole genome shotgun sequence:
- the march5 gene encoding E3 ubiquitin-protein ligase MARCH5 produces MAEQNAVGMQQNLDRSCWVCFATDEDDRTAEWVRPCRCRGSTKWVHQTCLQRWVDEKQRGNSTARVACPQCNAEYLIVFPKLGPVVYVLDLADRLISKAGPFAAAGIMVGSIYWTAVTYGAVTVMQVVGHKEGLDVMERADPLFLLIGLPTIPVMLILGKMIRWEDYVLRLWRKYSNKLQILNSIFPGIGCPVPRIPAEASPLADHVSATRILCGALVFPTIATIVGKLMFSSVNSNLQRTILGGIAFVAIKGAFKVYFKQQQYLRQAHRKILNFPEQEEA; encoded by the exons gaGCTGCTGGGTGTGCTTTGCCACGGACGAAGATGACCGCACGGCAGAGTGGGTTCGCCCGTGTCGCTGCCGCGGCTCCACCAAGTGGGTTCACCAGACCTGCCTGCAACGCTGGGTGGACGAGAAACAGCGAGGCAACAGCACAGCACGCGTAGCCTGCCCACAGTGCAATGCAGAATACCTCATTGTCTTTCCCAAACTGG GTCCTGTCGTTTATGTGCTGGACCTGGCTGACCGCCTCATCTCCAAAGCTGGCCCCTTTGCTGCAGCTGGCATCATGGTGGGCTCCATCTACTGGACCGCTGTCACATATGGAGCCGTCACTGTCATGCAG GTCGTCGGCCATAAGGAGGGCCTGGATGTTATGGAGCGGGCTGATCCTCTGTTCCTCCTCATCGGGCTGCCCACCATCCCCGTCATGCTGATCCTTGGCAAGATGATCCGCTGGGAAGACTACGTCCTGCGCCTGTGGAGGAAGTACTCTAACAAACTGCAGATCCTCAACAGCATCTTCCCCG GGATCGGCTGTCCAGTTCCTCGGATCCCCGCAGAGGCCAGCCCCCTGGCAGACCATGTGTCGGCCACACGGATCCTGTGCGGCGCCCTGGTCTTCCCTACCATCGCCACCATCGTAGGGAAGCTCATGTTCAGCAGCGTGAACTCGAACCTGCAGAGGACCATCCTG GGAGGTATCGCCTTTGTGGCCATCAAGGGGGCGTTTAAGGTGTACTTCAAACAGCAGCAGTACCTGAGGCAAGCCCACCGCAAGATCCTCAACTTCCCCGAGCAGGAAGAGGCCTAA
- the LOC116309660 gene encoding insulin-degrading enzyme-like, translating into MTDPVVRRVVSDVIRSPEDKREYRGLEFTNGLKAMLISDPTTDKSSAALDVHIGSLSDPPNISGLAHFCEHMLFLGTEKYPKENEYSQFLSEHAGFSNAFTSREHTNYYFDVSHEHLKGALDRFAQFFLCPLFDESCKDREVNAVDSEYEKNLKNDTWRLFQLEKATGNPKHPFSKFGTGNKMTLETRPSEEGIDIRQELLKFHSTYYSSNLMGLCVLGRESLDELTAMVVKLFGEVENKNVPIPEFPEHPLQEEHLKKFYKVVPVKDIRKLYVTFPIPDLRKYYKSKPGRYLGHLIGHEGPGSLFSELKSKGWVDTILGGHKEGARGFMFFNIKMDLTEEGLLHIEDIIFHMFQYIQKLRSEGPQEWVFNEYKDLKKVAFRFKDKERPRDCTSKIAGLLQYYPLEEVLSAEYFLEDFRPDLIEMVLDKLRPEHVRVIVVSKSFEGQTDMTEEWYGTQYKQEAISEETIKKWANADLNGKFKLPMKNEFIPTNFEIYPLEKESPSVPTLIKDTAMSKVWFKQDDKFFLPKACLNFEFFSPFAYVDPLHCNMAYLYLELLKDSLNEYAYAAELAGLNYDLQNTAYGMHLSVKGYSDKQHILLKKIIEKMATFEIDEKRFDIIKEAYMRSLNNFKAERPNYHAMYYLHVLMTEVVWTKDELREALDDVTLPRLKIFIPQLLSWLHIKALLHGNITKESALGMMQMVEDTLTEHAHTKPLLPSQLIRYRQVQVPDGGWYVYQQKNEVHNDCGIDIYYQIDMQNTHDNMLLELFCQIISEPCYSTLRTKEQLGYSVHSGPRRANGVQGLYFLIQSEKAPHYLESRVEAFLCAMEKAVEEMSKEAFQKHIQALAIRRLDKPKKLSAECAKYWGEIISQQYNFDRDNIEVAYLKTLTKENIMEFYRERLTVEAPKRHKVSVHVLSREMDSCPVVGEFPAQNDVNLAPAPSLPQPTVIQDITEFKRSLPLFPLVQSHVNLRAAKL; encoded by the exons ATGACCGACCCGGTTGTGAGGAGGGTAGTTAGTGATGTCATTCGCTCACCTGAGGACAAGCGGGAGTACAGGGGCCTGGAGTTTACCAATGGCCTGAAGGCAATGCTCATCAGTGACCCAACTACAGACAAATCGTCAGCTGCTTTGGATGTCCACATAG GTTCTCTGTCTGACCCACCGAACATCTCAGGGCTGGCACACTTTTGTGAACACATGCTGTTCCTGGGAACAGAGAAGTACCCCAAGGAGAACGAGTACAGTCAGTTCCTCAGTGAGCACGCAGGCTTCTCCAATGCCTTCACCAGCAGAGAACATACCAACTATTACTTTGACGTTTCCCATGAGCACTTGAAAGGAGCGTTAGATAG GTTTGCGCAGTTCTTTCTGTGCCCATTGTTTGACGAGAGCTGCAAGGACCGCGAGGTGAACGCTGTGGACTCTGAGTACGAGAAGAACCTGAAGAATGATACTTGGAGGCTGTTTCAATTGGAGAAGGCCACTGGCAACCCAAAACACCCCTTCAGTAAATTTGGAACAG GTAATAAAATGACACTAGAGACAAGACCATCTGAAGAGGGGATTGATATCCGTCAGGAGCTGCTGAAGTTCCACTCCACGTATTACTCATCCAACCTCATGGGACTGTGTGTGTTAGGAAGAG AGTCGTTGGATGAGTTGACGGCCATGGTGGTAAAGTTATTTGGAGAAGTGGAAAACAAGAATGTGCCTATTCCAGAATTCCCTGAACACCCTTTACAAGAAGAACACCTTAAA AAATTCTACAAAGTGGTTCCTGTCAAAGACATTAGGAAACTTTATGTGACTTTCCCCATCCCAGACCTACGGAAGTACTACAAATCGAAGCCAGGACGTTATCTGGGACATCTGATTGGTCACGAAGGACCTGGAAGTTTGTTTTCTGAGCTGAAATCTAAAG GCTGGGTGGACACAATCCTTGGAGGACACAAAGAGGGAGCCAGAGGATTCATGTTCTTCAACATCAAGATGGACTTGACTGAGGAGGGCCTCT TGCACATTGAGGACATAATCTTCCACATGTTCCAGTACATCCAGAAACTACGTTCTGAAGGACCTCAAGAGTGGGTGTTTAACGAGTACAAG gatttaaaaaaagttgCTTTCAGATTTAAAGACAAGGAGCGTCCTCGTGACTGCACTTCCAAAATAGCAGGTTTACTACAG TACTACCCTCTTGAAGAAGTTCTATCAGCAGAGTACTTCTTGGAAGACTTCAGGCCAGATCTAATCGAGATGGTGCTGGATAAGCTGAGACCAGAACACGTCAG AGTTATAGTTGTGTCAAAATCATTTGAAGGACAAACAGACATGACAGAAGAGTGGTACGGCACGCAGTACAAACAGGAGGCCATCTCTGAGGAGACCATCAAG AAATGGGCAAATGCAGACCTCAACGGCAAATTCAAATTGCCAATGAAAAATGAGTTCATCCCTACCAACTTCGAGATCTACCCTCTTGAGAAAGAATCTCCTTCAGTTCCCACTTTAATCAAG GACACTGCTATGAGCAAGGTGTGGTTCAAGCAGGATGACAAATTCTTCCTCCCCAAGGCTTGCCTGAACTTTGAGTTCTTCAG CCCCTTTGCGTACGTGGACCCATTGCATTGTAACATGGCATATTTATACCTGGAGCTCCTCAAGGACTCCCTCAACGAGTATGCATATGCAGCCGAGCTAGCTGGCTTGAACTATGACCTCCAAAATACCGCCTATGGGATGCAT CTGTCTGTTAAAGGCTACAGTGACAAACAGCACATCCTGCTGAAGAAGATCATCGAGAAGATGGCCACTTTTGAGATAGACGAGAAGCGCTTTGACATCATCAAGGAAGCT TACATGAGGTCTTTGAATAACTTCAAAGCTGAAAGGCCTAACTATCATGCCATGTACTACCTCCATGTTCTAATGACCGAGGTCGTTTGGACCAAAGATGAGCTCAGAGAGGCTCTAGATG ATGTAACTCTCCCACGCCTTAAGATCTTCATACCTCAGCTGTTGTCGTGGTTACATATCAAAGCCCTTCTTCATGGCAACATCACCAAGGAG TCTGCTCTTGGCATGATGCAAATGGTGGAGGACACGCTCACTGAGCATGCTCACACAAAGCCTCTCCTCCCGAGCCAGCTGATTCGCTACAGACAGGTGCAGGTTCCAGACG GTGGCTGGTATGTTTACCAGCAAAAGAACGAGGTGCACAATGATTGTGGCATCGATATCTACTACCAAATAGACATGCAGAACACCCACGACAACATGCTGCTGGAGCTGTTCTGTCAGATCATCTCCGAGCCCTGCTACAGTACACTGAGAACCAAAGAACAGCTGG GCTACAGCGTGCATAGTGGGCCACGTCGGGCTAACGGAGTGCAAGGTCTCTACTTCCTCATCCAGTCGGAGAAGGCGCCCCACTACCTGGAGAGCCGAGTGGAAGCCTTCCTGTGTGCTATGGAGAAAGCTGTGGAAGAGATGAGCAAGGAAGCCTTCCAGAAACACATCCAAGCCCTGGCCATCCGCCGCCTGGACAAACCGAAGAAGCTGTCTGCTGAGTGTGCTAAATACTGGGGAGAGATCATCTCTCAGCAGTACAATTTCGATAGAG ACAACATTGAAGTGGCGTATCTGAAGACTttgacaaaagaaaacataatggAGTTTTACAGA gAACGACTGACGGTCGAAGCCCCAAAGAGACACAAAGTGTCGGTGCACGTGCTGTCCAGGGAGATGGACTCCT GTCCAGTAGTGGGAGAGTTCCCCGCTCAGAATGATGTCAACCTGGCTCCTGCTCCTTCCCTGCCACAG CCCACAGTGATTCAGGACATAACGGAGTTCAAGAGGAGTCTGCCTCTGTTCCCCCTGGTCCAATCTCACGTCAACCTCAGGGCAGCCAAACTGTGA